The stretch of DNA tgagaggggcaaacaggaaatctgttgtgagactttcaccttaagaaagtgtgccttgcatatgtatatttgtaaaaagcaataaatgtaatgtatgtgtcaaattacgaataaaatgttaagggtcttacttccccctcccccagcgcattttctcttgacagctttcaggtattcttcaagaacttgcaatcacccctgaaacctgtctagggcttttctataacgatacgacagctaaaaatgctttaatataatcttttccaagaaaaaatcacgagaaggtcttttttacaaaaataaagaaaattcacaaaaatattttgctttttcacaaaaataacgaaatttcacaaaaatattttgccttttcacaaaatggggacccaaaaaataaaacctggatcgacccctggtaTTAGTGAAAAGAATTGTTGCCAATATGTAAGTGCTCAATCAGCTTCAatcatttaaaatgcttttaatgcCATTTAGACAAgagtaaacaaaacaaaatcgaaGCTGTCAATTAATGAAATCATAAAATTGCACCTAGTTCAGACAATATATAATATCTGCAATAACTTCAAATAAAGTTAAgttgttcagaataaattcaatTCATAAAAGATGGAGGGAATGACCAATAGTAACTTAGACATCTTAATAGGTTCATTTTTTACATGTGGGCCAAATACATGGGTGCAAGtggactgaagtaaaattttctgaagacagtgaaatTTTCGGAAGCTTGACTTCCACCCCCTCCCTTTCCCCACCACcacgtaaaaactcttcaaacatgtattcaaaaatcattgaaaaaaaaatttttttgaaagttttttttttttttttttaatatgatgtcaGTTGTAGAATGTTGGCAgactaaaattttcagaaatggcaacccaaaattttcggaaatgccGGAAAAACTTCAGATTACTAACACCCTCCCAgccaaatatttttcttaaatattttattataactttGAATGAATTAATACATGTATAAAATTGCTAAAAATCAAGAGAAACATACAAACAATATCTACTATTGAATAAAATACTTACTTGACTAATCCGATTAAATCCATATTGGCGAAACCTTTCATCATAAAGAGGTACATTATTCCTTCCAATATAGAAAGGTTCCCATGGATCTCTCCATAGTACTTCAAAGAGAACGTCGAGTCTTTTCGACGGAAGCTCCCTTTGCCACGCTTCATAATCGGTGTGCttttggcacttccaacaaagcTCAAAGTAAAATGGTCTGGCCACCATAGCTTCAACCTGTTGAAGTAGAGCTGCTTTATGCCTTGGCACTGTTGCATCTTCTTTGACTTCAAAAGCAGGTACTACATAAACAGTTTTATCATCTTTATTTGAATCTGAAAACAGCTTCTTTTCTCTAGCAAACTGTAGGAAATCCTTGTGTATGTTTTCACTTGGCACCATGTCAATATCGATCATAAATACGAATTCAGTAAGAACACTACGCCTGGCAACATTTCTCAGTAAATTGTTAGGATATGCAACACCTAATGcataatttttgccaaagctaagcTTCTGCAAATTATTGACTAAAAAATCACAAGAATTGACATTAGGAAATGATGATGGCAATGCATTATTAGTAGGTCCATTTAATGGATAAACTAGATGGAAACTTGTGTTATAATGTATAGCTTGGTAACACCTTCTGAGATGAAGAATAGTTTCAACAGCCAAAGGAACATCTTCAGTTAAACTAAATACAGCAATAGAAATAGATCCTTGCCATGAAGAGGCtagtaaatttaaattatgtaatcCATTGATAGTAGTTTGGGTAGCTAATGTCAGATCTGGTTTAACATGACTATGACTTTTAATTAGTTCTGAAGTTATAAGGTAGTTTATGATGTGGAACTCTCCAGAAGAATCTAGCACACTGCTTTGGCGGATGGCTTGCATCATACTGGATCTGTCTCTTTCAATTTCGGTTTCTCGATAATCTTGATGCTTTGATTCCCATCCTCGAGCAGTGACTTCTCGTTGGTGTCGCTGATTTTTCCGAGCTTCCAAGCGGCTTAAAAGAGTCATGTGTATCACCTAAAACATAATTTGCAAGTTATAATGacagaaaaaataacataattttacaaaattatcccTGCATATACAAAAAAGTTACTGTCTGTTATTTGGAATGTCTGCTATTCAGAATGAATGATATGGAACAATcaatattgagggactgggacacACAAAAGTCTCTGCTACTTAGAGGTGCCCGCTAGTTGGGAGTGTCTGTTAAAGTGAGTTTCACTGTCACAATAGTTTTCCcggaaattttctgcaaataccCCACATTTCTATACTTTTATTCATTTGGAAACTGTTTcttcatgtttattttttaggGAAGGGCTTTAGGTTGCTTAGGATAACAGAACTAGTTAAGTCTGCTATTAAGAAGATGCACCGTGTGCAATTCATATTACTCTTTGCTTATCTATGACCTGTGCTgcagtattaaataaaataaaaatattccacataaaataaaaatattccacaaaaatttgaataaaaaaagccaTCCCATTTTAAGCACATAAAAAAGAACTTTAGGGACttagttttaaagtaaaaaaattttggaacaatttttttactttttttttaagagtatttttaggGGGAAAGAGACCTACTGGCAGCTTTCACCTggacactagggtggttcaaaaaaaaaaaaaaatcagctagagtccaggacacccccatTTTTTTAAGCTTACTAATAGTAttaagctgtaaaagttttagcttcttactcaaattttaagacggtgctcaatgaccccttaatttaacatcagccgtagcatagaaaatgtcacaaatttagaaacatttaatttccccagctttttttttgtaaataattatattattgcaatgtatatgcatattactattgtatatttattataatatgtagcattgtttttacagttcaatacatttttttaaccccTCTTTCCGCacacttatgaagtttgggggagtgTATTGAGcattctttcagttgaaataagaagcaaAAATTTTTCCAGTATATTACAATCCGATCGAATCCACAAGtccaaaaatattgaggggtgtcctgttatctaggagaaactttttttttacatgtatttttgagccACACTAGGGTTGCTTTTGTTTAACACTAGAACCGCGgatggggtcattttgacccaaaagcaattttgtttctgattttctcaaaaagttacgaacgaaattgaaaaaaatttgtgacttttcctatttttataccAATAATAATCTGTGAAATTATGATACATTAAATACttaccacttttttgtttttaatacttatacCTAAAACCGCGGAATGAGTCATTTTGACCGCATTATAATCACAAGCACTAAAGTTGCAGTTCAATGTTTCCTAGAATAGgaaaagatttttcagttctcTCTCCATTTCCCAGATGAAGGCAGAACAATACTTCAAGGTCAGTATTGTTACTGATAACAAAAGTGCAGGTGGGGGGGGCATCTACAGTAGTAGTAACAAGTGTTgcagatgcccccccccctcccctaacgTTATTGTTCCTTGTGGGAAAAATGCGTCTGTTTAGTGTATTCAAGGAATGTTTTCTTTCTGATGTTTTTTGTTTCGGCCTAGAAAGGAAAGTGGTGAACTGGCGCACATCCGGTTCTTTATGACTTCACAACTGGTTGTTCGCATTCATTGCCTTGGATAGTTCGATTGTACCAGTCTGTTCGATTTTTTGGTGCCTTGTTTACACGGAAATAAAATTGATCTGATGTGAAAATGGCTGGAAGAAATAGGCGTAAATTAACAGTTAGCGAGGCCCTCGAATATATGCAACAATTATCGGAAAATGAATCTGAAAAGGATAATGACGAAGAAATTGTTCTCAGCGATGATGAATATGTGCCCCCAGTTGAGGAAAATATTTCCTCGGATGAAGATACCGTATCTAATTTTTCTGTACAATGTACTAGTAG from Uloborus diversus isolate 005 chromosome 5, Udiv.v.3.1, whole genome shotgun sequence encodes:
- the LOC129222695 gene encoding beta-1,4-glucuronyltransferase 1-like, which produces MYYATMMMQALWKKAVIFLVIIIAILQVIHMTLLSRLEARKNQRHQREVTARGWESKHQDYRETEIERDRSSMMQAIRQSSVLDSSGEFHIINYLITSELIKSHSHVKPDLTLATQTTINGLHNLNLLASSWQGSISIAVFSLTEDVPLAVETILHLRRCYQAIHYNTSFHLVYPLNGPTNNALPSSFPNVNSCDFLVNNLQKLSFGKNYALGVAYPNNLLRNVARRSVLTEFVFMIDIDMVPSENIHKDFLQFAREKKLFSDSNKDDKTVYVVPAFEVKEDATVPRHKAALLQQVEAMVARPFYFELCWKCQKHTDYEAWQRELPSKRLDVLFEVLWRDPWEPFYIGRNNVPLYDERFRQYGFNRISQVCELHVAGYKFSVLNNAFVVHRGLKTANSFHKDKEVDQERNRVLFRQFKAELKEKYPDSSRKCY